A part of Penaeus vannamei isolate JL-2024 chromosome 1, ASM4276789v1, whole genome shotgun sequence genomic DNA contains:
- the LOC113803340 gene encoding myocardin-related transcription factor A (The sequence of the model RefSeq protein was modified relative to this genomic sequence to represent the inferred CDS: added 343 bases not found in genome assembly) yields MPVCCTMLEAPDTPPHLPPPQPSQCANCTECGTKLVVGGTETVYWAVQLDADLLETIAAIYPHWFKDCNLNDLSKMADSSSGGGSQPPFIPLSPPKCEVDDSPLQGKMLNKNKESLKVKLMLRRPREDLVSRGVIPPMNTPAAFYEQRQKLDMAKKHDILKQKMQRRPDREELVRQHILEDAPGNIDPSLVEKQKQLKRARIADAISDHLCQRPGPLELVRANILHTSEDLEKAVKEGQLMFKSTSEGEPRKHPSLYVQFEDESSSEGGMSPDQSEAGSATGVREHMSPSPVLLETTSAPATTAVIPPPPPPVAPTVTAAPATCATDLAAPSPSLTSTTSSLSPLSSLASPQHPLLPSPQAPALTQTLFVTRTPLPHALTTPPQQNSAPGKDQSKSRKKSKGKTQPKARTIKFHEYKGPPSAVKRESSTSSSETSYDILLQQQQLFLQCQLELKQKYPQIILPAALKPSNNDSTSSSLPSVIKVAPTPPPLPSSTVASGLTLSQVLHTPSHTPTTTPTPSSTPPAPPPPPTPPETSIRVHTKLEDMKGKFRSAYVFVSVLAYIMHNENVFCGQFPYKAELFVSIYFFFFTVQGLLEGPMDFRDDSVSSPAYSHISTSSTRPPSVAPMDVDFDSAMDTNDFPPLTPGDALTPLSIHISDGGSINTPPPPPPPPPPPPPPNNHIINATASTIPVASVLLSPIIQTVNTALNQTVTARQPTPQATAAPTVMSNESMANLQRRIEELQRELHHTQMQLRLQQQQNIIKAQEQQCKNIQDNKLNQKLILQQHIHNKKQQQQQQQLQCHIQQLHHLQTLHQKQQQLLQQQVVHDTGKPKIQENGLIQQQPQQLELNNHDLGNGEVKVKSENVWDQLLSSPNPHTNEQPKTQRSGSISSQNGITINAHQRTASLPNVSGIIITSTSENTANNNNNNNNNLNRTTTESQFVLKPPPNYDEATKQLKGTLISNKTPVTGQNRKPSVKSQAVDDVLEILIKNGELPPSAAQDPHTPTQIKCSRTGPTFTSSSGDSPTIYTTSPAVPVIFSSSSASLPLVFTTSSTALPVVYTTTSAVPSTQETTVPPPPPPPPPPPHHSSQRITSATVASSVAQQPVPGIPSSCTPPIVTSGLNSHSLFADLVMEGPNQPGLELPLDLDLPVLEGMELGTLEHTLDHNNIPQDLLISHRPEEPFITVGPTMDVKMEVNDDVDVASWLDSLVPTPNGPVLTSGSSTFTAPWPPSQLISTSGNSSDSGIGSNYSSGSNSSCSNRGGNHSSCSTSSTSSSGGRSGISVNQSDPLLSNNQDHLDLFNLEEMDLKAHDVTSGLSWDRIDFTA; encoded by the exons CCCTGAAAGTAAAGCTGATGCTGCGGCGGCCTCGGGAGGATTTGGTCAGCCGCGGAGTTATTCCTC ccATGAATACTCCAGCTGCCTTCTACGAGCAGCGGCAGAAGCTAGACATGGCAAAGAAACATGATATTCTCAAGCAGAAAATGCAGCGGAGACCTGACAGAGAGGAACTTGTACGACAACATATTTTAGAAG ATGCACCTGGTAACATTGACCCATCACTAGTggagaaacagaaacagctgAAGAGAGCCAGAATAGCTGATGCCATAAGTGACCACCTCTGTCAGCGACCTGGCCCTCTGGAGCTGGTTAGAGCCAATATCCTCCATACTTCAGAAGACTTGGAGAAAGCTGTTAAAG AGGGACAGTTGATGTTTAAAAGTACAAGTGAAGGAGAACCTAGAAAGCATCCAAGCTTGTATGTGCAGTTTGAAGATGAGTCAAGCAGTGAGGGTGGCATGTCTCCAGACCAGAGTGAGGCTGGAAGTGCCACAGGGGTCAGGGAGCATATGTCACCCAGTCCAGTACTGTTAGAGACCACTTCAGCTCCTGCAACCACAGCAGTgatccctccaccaccacctcctgttGCTCCCACTGTCACAGCAGCACCTGCTACCTGTGCAACAGATTTGGCTgcgccctccccttctctcacttccaccacctcctctctctcaccactgTCTTCTCTTGCGTCTCCTcagcatcctctccttccttctcctcaagcCCCTGCTCTCACCCAAACACTCTTTGTCACTCGTACTCCTCTTCCCCATGCCCTCACAACACCTCCACAACAAAATTCTGCTCCAGGCAAGGACCAGTCCAAGAGCAGGAAGAAGTCAAAAGGAAAAACTCAGCCCAAAGCTAGAACTATCAAGTTTCATGAATATAAG GGCCCTCCAAGTGCAGTCAAAAGAGAATCAAGTACGAGTTCCTCAGAGACTTCCTACGACATACTTCTTCAGCAGCAACAGTTATTTTTGCAGTGTCAGCTAGAACTGAAACAGAAG TATCCTCAAATCATCTTGCCGGCGGCGCTCAAGCCCTCGAACAATGACAGCACTAGCAGCAGTCTTCCATCTGTGATAAAGGTagctcccaccccccctccactgcCTTCTTCCACAGTGGCGAGTGGACTCACCCTCTCCCAGGTGCTCCACACCCCATCGCACACACCCACCACAACGCCCACTCCGTCTTCTACTCCACctgcaccccctcctccacctacaccgCCTGAGACCAGCATCAGAGTGCACACCAAGTTAGAGGATATGAAAGGTAAGTTTAGAAGTGcctatgtttttgtttctgttttggcatatattatgcataatgaaaatgttttttgt GGGCAGTTTCCATACAAAGCAGAGT TGtttgtatcaatatattttttcttctttacagtTCAAGGTTTACTGGAAGGACCTATGGACTTTAGAGATGACAGTGTTTCATCTCCTGCCTATTCTCACATCTCTACTTCCTCCACTCGCCCACCCAGTGTGGCTCCCATGGATGTTGATTTTGACTCTGCCATGGACACAAATGACTTCCCACCTCTTACTCCTGGTGATGCATTAACCCCTCTTAGTATTCACATAAGTGATGGTGGCTCAAttaacaccccacccccacctccaccacctcctccccctccacctcctccaaataATCATATCATAAATGCCACAGCTTCCACCATACCAGTTGCGAGTGTCCTGTTGTCGCCAATAATTCAGACCGTCAACACTGCCCTAAATCAGACAGTGACAGCGAGACAACCAACCCCACAGGCTACAGCAGCCCCCACTGTGATGTCTAATGAGAGCATGGCGAATCTGCAGAGAAGAATAGAGGAGCTCCAGAGAGAATTGCATCACACCCAGATGCAGCTTCggttgcagcagcagcagaacATTATCAAAGCTCAGGAGCAGCAGTGTAAAAATATCCAAGACAACAAGCTTAATCAGAAGCTGATACTGCAACAACACATCCacaacaaaaagcaacaacaacaacaacagcagctgcAGTGCCACATACAGCAGTTGCACCATTTACAAACACTGCATcagaagcagcagcagttgtTACAGCAGCAGGTTGTGCATGACACAGGTAAGCCCAAGATCCAGGAGAATGGGCTTATCCAGCAGCAGCCACAGCAGCTGGAGCTAAACAACCATGACCTTGGGAATggagaggtgaaggtgaagtCAGAGAATGTATGGGACCAGCTCCTCAGCTCGCCCAACCCCCACACCAACGAGCAACCAAAGACTCAGCGTTCAGGATCCATATCCTCGCAAAATGGCATTACAATCAATGCTCATCAGCG AACTGCGTCTCTACCAAATGTATCAGGAATCATTATCACCAGTACCAGTGAAAAtactgccaataataataataataacaataacaatttgaaTAGAACTACTACAGAGTCACAATTTGTGTTGAAACCTCCTCCTAACTATGATGAAGCGACCAAGCAGTTAAAAGGAACATTA ATATCAAATAAGACCCCAGTTACTGGACAGAACAGAAAACCCTCTGTTAAAAGCCAGGCTGTGGACGATGTACTAGAAATTCTAATAAAAAATGGAG AGTTGCCGCCAAGTGCAGCACAAGATCCTCACACCCCGACCCAAATAAAGTGTAGCCGGACTGGGCCAACATTTACCAGTTCTTCAGGTGACTCTCCTACTATTTACACCACATCTCCTGCTGTGCCAGTTATCTTCAGCAGCAGTTCAGCATCACTGCCACTTGTATTTACAACCTCATCCACTGCACTTCCTGTTGTGTATACGACGACCTCTGCAGTTCCATCAACTCAAGAGACCACCGTTCCACCCccgccaccacccccacctccaccaccgcatCATTCTAGTCAACGCATCACTAGTGCCACAGTTGCAAGCTCAGTAGCACAGCAACCAGTGCCTGGGATACCAAGCTCCTGCACACCTCCTATAGTTACTAGTGGCCTCAATTCTCACTCCCTTTTTGCTGACCTAGTGATGGAGGGCCCAAATCAGCCTGGCTTGGAACTTCCTTTGGATCTGGACTTACCCGTGCTGGAAGGCATGGAGCTTGGCACCTTGGAGCACACACTAGATCACAACAATATTCCACAGGATCTACTCATCTCTCACAGACCAGAGGAGCCCTTTATTACTGTAGGCCCAACAATGGACGTTAAGATGGAGGTGAACGATGATGTTGATGTAGCCTCTTGGCTCGACTCCTTGGTGCCCACTCCGAATGGTCCAGTGCTGACGTCTGGGTCTTCCACATTCACAGCACCCTGGCCACCCTCACAGTTGATTTCGACATCAGGAAACAGCAGTGACAGTGGCATTGGGAGTAATTACAGCAGTGGTAGCAACAGCAGTTGTAGCAACAGAGGAGGTAACCACAGTAGTTGCAGCACTAGTAGCACAAGTAGTAGTGGTGGGAGAAGTGGTATTAGTGTTAATCAAAGTGATCCACTGCTCTCTAATAACCAGGACCATTTAGACCTCTTTAACCTAGAGGAGATGGACCTCAAGGCTCACGATGTGACATCAGGCCTATCATGGGACCGCATCGATTTTACTGCATGA